A single window of uncultured Methanospirillum sp. DNA harbors:
- a CDS encoding helix-turn-helix domain-containing protein encodes MTNKSKIVDEILIDDTIHVYLSIIGGKWKPEILWHLRKKSLRFLELQRSVPRITQSVLTQNLRELEADGLLTRTAYPEIPPRVEYELTVLGKTAFPVLDAISVWGREYMKQKEGQD; translated from the coding sequence ATGACGAATAAATCTAAAATAGTAGATGAAATACTTATTGATGATACGATACATGTCTATCTTTCTATCATCGGTGGGAAATGGAAACCTGAGATCCTTTGGCATCTGCGCAAAAAGTCGCTCCGTTTTCTGGAGTTACAGAGGAGTGTACCCCGAATAACCCAGTCGGTTCTTACACAAAATCTAAGAGAACTGGAGGCTGATGGTTTACTCACGAGAACCGCATATCCAGAAATTCCTCCACGGGTGGAGTATGAACTAACCGTTCTTGGAAAAACTGCATTTCCTGTCCTTGATGCAATCAGCGTCTGGGGAAGAGAATACATGAAACAAAAAGAAGGTCAAGATTAA